One part of the Enterobacter pseudoroggenkampii genome encodes these proteins:
- a CDS encoding polymorphic toxin type 44 domain-containing protein: MATPLTYTWFYERVRNGGVWDYKQQKRAYADFGNFHYGAVGYAACIPAKILLIAAGAAQWKAGTSRPEWGNFTGAPPFGDDPMDQFWIKQGIDYVKQHHY; encoded by the coding sequence ATGGCTACCCCGCTTACGTATACGTGGTTTTATGAGCGAGTAAGAAACGGCGGGGTGTGGGATTACAAACAACAAAAACGGGCTTACGCTGACTTCGGGAATTTTCATTACGGCGCAGTGGGTTATGCAGCGTGCATACCTGCAAAGATTTTGCTTATTGCCGCCGGCGCGGCGCAGTGGAAAGCCGGCACATCAAGACCAGAGTGGGGGAATTTCACGGGGGCCCCGCCGTTTGGTGATGATCCGATGGACCAATTTTGGATAAAGCAAGGCATAGACTATGTTAAGCAGCACCACTATTAG
- a CDS encoding Hcp family type VI secretion system effector gives MAIPAYMWLKDDGGNLIRGSVDVQDRESSVEILSFSHGLLVPTDSNTGKITGTRLHAPLMIEKEFDSSSPYLYKAVATGQTLKSVEIKWYRINDAGQEVEYFNMLLENVRVVSINPVMHNCKEPGLQMHNHNEGVQLRYERITWKYCDGNVQYSDAWNERVTA, from the coding sequence ATGGCTATTCCAGCTTACATGTGGCTTAAAGACGATGGCGGCAACCTGATCAGGGGGTCTGTAGATGTTCAGGATCGTGAAAGTAGCGTAGAAATTCTCTCTTTTAGTCACGGCTTGCTTGTTCCAACCGATAGCAACACGGGCAAAATCACGGGTACACGCTTACATGCGCCGCTTATGATCGAGAAAGAATTTGATAGCTCCAGCCCGTATCTCTATAAAGCGGTAGCAACCGGCCAGACGCTTAAAAGCGTTGAAATTAAGTGGTACAGAATCAACGACGCGGGGCAAGAGGTCGAGTATTTCAACATGCTGCTTGAGAATGTGCGGGTAGTCAGCATTAACCCAGTTATGCATAACTGCAAAGAGCCAGGTTTACAGATGCATAATCATAATGAGGGCGTACAGCTGCGCTATGAGCGGATCACCTGGAAGTATTGCGATGGGAACGTCCAATATTCAGACGCATGGAACGAGCGTGTAACAGCGTAA
- a CDS encoding PerC family transcriptional regulator yields the protein MCKVSVAEKLENLELWRRAATRWLEVMYLPDQTDKTRAAAAVRRNNCQRMLNSIKHD from the coding sequence ATGTGCAAAGTGAGCGTAGCCGAGAAACTCGAAAATTTGGAGCTATGGAGACGCGCTGCAACGCGCTGGCTTGAGGTGATGTATTTGCCAGACCAGACCGATAAAACGCGCGCAGCGGCAGCGGTACGCCGCAATAACTGCCAGAGAATGCTTAACAGCATAAAGCATGATTAA
- a CDS encoding DUF2542 family protein, with the protein MEWDTLLVLTCVLLCGLWMIFHSAKALRSGVFVGWYKGTYENYYIYRSETPIYFYWYNTVFSLFGSFMIGFGDYLFL; encoded by the coding sequence ATGGAATGGGATACATTATTAGTATTGACCTGTGTACTTCTTTGCGGATTGTGGATGATTTTTCATTCAGCAAAAGCTCTTAGAAGTGGGGTCTTCGTCGGCTGGTATAAAGGCACATATGAAAATTACTACATCTACCGATCCGAAACACCTATCTACTTCTACTGGTATAACACTGTGTTTTCGCTGTTCGGCTCCTTTATGATTGGTTTTGGCGATTATCTTTTTTTATAG
- a CDS encoding ogr/Delta-like zinc finger family protein, whose protein sequence is MFHCPKCKHSAHARTSRYLSENTKERYHQCTNVDCSCTFVTMESVERLIATPGASERVRTASLNHG, encoded by the coding sequence ATGTTTCATTGTCCTAAGTGCAAGCATTCAGCGCATGCGCGTACCAGTCGCTATCTAAGTGAAAATACCAAAGAGCGCTATCACCAGTGCACCAACGTGGACTGCAGCTGTACGTTCGTGACGATGGAGTCCGTGGAGCGCCTGATTGCGACTCCCGGTGCCTCTGAACGTGTCCGCACGGCTTCGCTGAACCACGGTTAG
- a CDS encoding phage late control D family protein, giving the protein MITEMNIRAGGKIAPDFMLKLDDRDITQNFSHRLISLSMIDKRGLEADQLDIQLDDSDGLLDLPARGAKLSLWLGWEGTPLQPKGNFTIDTIEFRGAPDTLTIRGCSADFRGKLNVRREQSWHDTTIGAIVNTIAQRNQLTASVAAGLSSIAISHIDQSQETDAAFLTRLAERNGAFVSIKAGKVIFMKAGHAVTASGTPIPLMMIERGDGDKHLFYVADRENYSGVTAKWLQTRDPKQQNTQLSINRLPEGQATEGLQHPEAAVPIAEPGGKEQKPQERLVGSAENVFELTTVYASEEQALRAAEAKWRALQRGTVNFSIQLALGRADLYPETPVLVNGFKRVIDEQAWIISEVVHTLNDSGFTTQLKLELNATDEKFIVDSE; this is encoded by the coding sequence ATGATCACCGAAATGAATATCCGGGCGGGTGGGAAAATCGCCCCTGATTTTATGCTTAAGCTTGACGATCGCGATATCACACAAAATTTCAGCCATCGTCTTATCAGTCTGAGCATGATCGACAAACGTGGACTGGAAGCCGATCAGCTGGATATTCAACTGGATGATTCCGACGGGCTGTTAGACTTGCCGGCCCGGGGGGCAAAGCTCTCCTTATGGCTGGGATGGGAGGGAACCCCGCTCCAGCCGAAAGGGAACTTTACGATCGATACGATTGAATTTCGGGGCGCGCCGGACACGCTGACGATTCGGGGATGCAGTGCTGATTTTCGTGGAAAGCTAAACGTGCGGCGCGAACAGTCGTGGCATGACACGACGATCGGCGCGATAGTCAATACTATCGCTCAGCGTAACCAGTTAACTGCCAGCGTTGCGGCGGGACTTTCATCGATTGCTATTTCTCATATCGATCAGTCTCAGGAGACCGACGCTGCGTTTCTCACCCGCCTGGCTGAACGTAATGGTGCCTTTGTTTCAATCAAAGCCGGCAAGGTTATTTTTATGAAAGCGGGGCACGCCGTGACGGCCAGCGGCACGCCGATCCCCTTAATGATGATTGAGCGTGGGGACGGCGATAAGCACCTTTTTTACGTTGCCGATCGTGAAAACTATTCCGGCGTGACGGCCAAATGGCTGCAAACGCGCGACCCAAAACAGCAAAATACTCAATTGAGTATTAATCGTCTGCCTGAGGGGCAAGCGACAGAGGGGCTGCAGCACCCGGAAGCCGCCGTGCCGATTGCAGAACCAGGAGGCAAGGAGCAGAAGCCGCAAGAGAGGCTGGTAGGATCGGCGGAAAACGTATTTGAGCTCACCACGGTGTATGCCTCTGAAGAGCAGGCTCTCAGGGCCGCAGAGGCGAAGTGGCGCGCGCTGCAGCGGGGTACCGTGAATTTTTCTATCCAACTGGCGCTGGGGCGAGCCGATCTGTACCCCGAAACGCCGGTATTGGTAAACGGTTTTAAACGCGTCATTGACGAGCAGGCGTGGATCATCAGCGAGGTGGTGCATACCCTCAACGATAGCGGATTTACCACGCAGCTTAAGCTTGAACTGAATGCCACTGACGAAAAATTTATTGTTGATAGTGAGTAA
- a CDS encoding phage tail protein has product MLMVLGLFVFERRTLPYQTMQFTKDYRWASNDRIGKPKACQYLGEGETSFTLSGLLYPELTGGRLSLKAVELMANEGRAWPLIDGTGIIHGMFIIEKVTHTHSDFYSDGTARKINFTLELKRVDESLMTMFGDLRTQAEELVTSARNSIGGLVG; this is encoded by the coding sequence ATGTTAATGGTGCTGGGTCTGTTTGTCTTTGAACGACGAACCTTACCCTATCAGACAATGCAGTTTACAAAGGATTACCGCTGGGCGTCCAACGATCGGATCGGGAAACCTAAAGCCTGTCAGTACCTTGGCGAAGGCGAGACATCTTTTACCCTCTCCGGACTGCTTTACCCTGAGCTCACGGGAGGGCGGCTTTCCCTCAAGGCGGTTGAGCTGATGGCGAATGAGGGGCGGGCATGGCCGTTGATAGACGGTACCGGCATCATTCACGGCATGTTTATCATTGAAAAAGTCACGCATACGCATTCGGATTTTTACAGTGACGGTACCGCCCGAAAAATTAATTTTACGCTGGAACTGAAACGCGTGGACGAATCGCTGATGACGATGTTTGGCGATCTGAGAACCCAGGCCGAAGAGCTGGTGACGAGCGCACGTAATAGCATTGGAGGGCTGGTGGGATGA